In Paludibaculum fermentans, the genomic stretch ATGGCCTCACAGGTAGCCTGGGCGGCGGCGTCCTCGTTCAGATAGTGGACGCCAATGCGGGCGGCCTGGGCGCCGAGGTCGCGGGCCAATCCTTCGCCAATACCGCGGCCCGCGCCGGTGATGAGAATGACTTTGTCTCGCAGGCTCATGGGATCAGATCCAGGGTAACCGAACCGGAGCGCGCGGCGATTGTCAGGCCTGGCTGACAGTACTGTCAGACTTCGCCGCGGCGGCGCGGAGCGAAGACCCACCATTCACTGACAGCGAAGTTGGCCAGGGCGGCCAGGCCGATGCAGAGCAGGTTGGCGGGCATCAGAGGAATCCGCAGCGCGCCGGCGAACAGCCGCATGAGGCCGACGTTGGCGACCAGCGAGACGAGGCCGTTGCCGAGGTGAAAACGGAGCAACCGCCCCGCGATGGGCTGCGGCTCGCCCCGCCAGGTCCAAACGACGTGCCAGAC encodes the following:
- a CDS encoding GtrA family protein, which gives rise to MSVGARWLKFNAVGLLGIAVQLAALQLFAGLLHWNYLLATAAAVEIAVLHNFVWHVVWTWRGEPQPIAGRLLRFHLGNGLVSLVANVGLMRLFAGALRIPLMPANLLCIGLAALANFAVSEWWVFAPRRRGEV